A single region of the Acidobacteriota bacterium genome encodes:
- a CDS encoding HU family DNA-binding protein, translated as MIKLDIVNEVSDKTGVPKIKAEVAVEALFEAMKNALQRGERIELRGFGVFVVKPRKRGVGRNPRTGEVTDIPPGKTIRFKPGKELQS; from the coding sequence GTGATTAAGCTCGATATCGTAAATGAAGTTTCTGACAAAACCGGAGTTCCAAAAATTAAAGCTGAAGTTGCCGTCGAAGCGCTTTTTGAAGCGATGAAAAATGCTTTGCAAAGAGGGGAGCGAATTGAACTGCGCGGGTTCGGGGTGTTCGTTGTCAAACCACGCAAACGCGGCGTCGGTCGTAATCCTCGCACCGGCGAAGTTACAGATATTCCGCCGGGAAAAACCATTCGCTTTAAACCGGGCAAAGAACTTCAATCCTGA